The following coding sequences are from one Triticum aestivum cultivar Chinese Spring chromosome 5A, IWGSC CS RefSeq v2.1, whole genome shotgun sequence window:
- the LOC123107257 gene encoding cinnamoyl-CoA reductase 1, producing MVGRMDGAKGETVCVTGAAGYIASWLVKLLLSRGYTVRGTVRDLGEKKTGHLRSLENASENLKLIKADLLDYDAMAAAIEGCQGVFHVASPVPKGDVTDPEVEVLGPAATGTRNVLEAASAAKVRRLVVVSSIVAVDINPKDWPTDKIKDESSWSDREFCRSNEDWYSVSKITAEEAALEYGRRTGLDVVTLNPAVVFGPLLQPTVNASSQFLIYFLKGGPDRMRDKLWHIVDVRDTADALLLLYEAPEATGRHICAPHVITARDLLDLLKSMYPDYPHISKESISDMDHPAPMTTDKLKKLGWSCRSLEETITDSVEFCQKAGFLDDVEWAGPCRFPPLYNKI from the exons ATGGTCGGGCGTATGGATGGAGCCAAGGGGGAGACGGTGTGCGTCACCGGCGCCGCCGGGTACATCGCCTCGTGGCTCGTCAAGCTCCTCCTGTCCCGCGGCTACACCGTCCGCGGCACCGTGCGCGACCTCG GTGAGAAGAAGACCGGCCATCTGAGGTCGCTAGAGAACGCATCTGAAAATCTCAAGCTTATCAAGGCCGATCTGCTTGATTACGACGCGATGGCGGCTGCCATAGAGGGATGCCAGGGAGTTTTCCATGTCGCGAGCCCGGTTCCTAAGGGGGATGTGACTGATCCAGAG GTTGAAGTTTTGGGTCCTGCTGCTACTGGTACGAGGAATGTACTGGAGGCTGCGTCCGCCGCCAAGGTTCGGCGGCTGGTCGTCGTGTCATCCATAGTCGCCGTCGATATCAACCCGAAAGATTGGCCCACCGACAAGATCAAAGATGAAAGTAGTTGGTCAGACAGAGAGTTCTGCAGGAGCAACGAG GACTGGTATTCGGTTTCCAAGATCACCGCAGAAGAGGCGGCGCTCGAGTACGGGCGGCGGACCGGCCTGGATGTGGTCACCCTCAACCCGGCGGTGGTGTTCGGTCCCCTGTTGCAGCCAACGGTGAACGCGAGCAGCCAGTTCCTCATCTACTTCCTGAAAG GAGGCCCTGACCGGATGAGGGACAAGCTCTGGCACATCGTCGACGTGCGTGACACCGCCGACGCGCTGCTTCTTCTCTACGAGGCGCCCGAGGCCACCGGCAGGCACATCTGCGCCCCACATGTCATCACCGCCCGCGACCTGCTGGACTTGCTCAAGAGCATGTACCCTGACTACCCTCACATAAGCAA GGAAAGCATCAGTGATATGGATCACCCGGCGCCAATGACCACCGACAAGCTGAAGAAGCTGGGGTGGAgctgccggtcgctggaggagaCCATCACGGACAGCGTCGAGTTCTGCCAGAAGGCCGGGTTTCTGGACGATGTGGAGTGGGCGGGGCCATGCCGTTTCCCTCCTCTTTACAACAAGATTTAG
- the LOC123104191 gene encoding uncharacterized protein has translation MSGTNRKMHAHGFQGKLGVIDDRYGSWRTPTRMWRPRVGGASFKKRFRVYHALRVRIARDIMSRYSKLLYHTMGSELAIDIGTSPYLRASLSGLFLLFGSRKFQLARVYSRGIYVIRCCDHEKKYVVQRGSSCILLCGML, from the exons ATGAGTGGTACAAACAGGAAGATGCACGCCCATGGTTTT CAGGGAAAGCTAGGAGTCATTGATGACAGGTACGGAAGTTGGCGGACACCTACAAGGATGTGGAG GCCGCGCGTGGGCGGTGCCAGCTTTAAGAAGCGGTTCCGCGTCTACCACGCCCTCCGTGTCCGCATCGCCCGGGACATCATGTCCAGGTACTCGAAGCTGTTgtaccacaccatggggtccgagTTGGCCATCGACATCGGCACGTCGCCATACCTGAGGGCGTCGCTGTCCGGTTTATTTTTGCTGTTCGGATCCCGCAAG TTTCAGTTGGCGCGGGTGTATAGCAGAGGTATATATGTGATAAGGTGCTGTGATCATGAGAAAAA GTATGTCGTACAGAGGGGATCAAGCTGTATATTGCTATGTGGAATGCTTTGA